The Candidatus Lernaella stagnicola sequence AGGCTACCGAAAGGCGGCGCTTGTCTGCGGGTCATATGGGTTAAACACAGGATATCGATGTTGGGACGCCAAGAGCGAAGACGATTCCCCTAGGCACCCGAAATGTTTCCCGACATCGCAGATGAGGAGGAGTCTGGGATGATGCAAGAACAACAGGACGTGGCCACGGCTGCCAAACCGAACACCTTCATTGGGAAGGGCAGTGAGTTTGTCGGCAAACTGACTTTCGAGGGAACGGTCCGTATCGACGGCAAGATCGACGGCGAGATTTTCTCGAAGGGAACGTTGATTGTCGGTCCCGAGGCAGAGGTCAAGGCGAAGATTCACGTCGACACAGTCTATATTTCCGGCTTGGTGCGGGGCAACATCTCCGCAGCTAAAAAGATTGTCATGAAGGCGCCGGGTCGGTTGTACGGCAATATTCAGACACCGACACTGGTTGTTGAAGAAGGCGTCATCTTTGAAGGTAACTGCAAGATGGACAGCGTTGCGCAGCACGAAGAGCGCGATGCGCCGGCGGCTCCGGCTTCTTCCTTCAAAATGACTTCGCCGCCGCCGTCGACAACGGCCAAAAGCACGGGCACGGGCACGAGCGACACGGACAAAGAATAAACTCCAGCGAGGATCGAGGGTCCGCTGGCCTACTTTCGTGGATGTACAGTGAAGCGCGTTTTCTTCCTCATTGCGATATTGCTGCTGTGCGTTGTCGGCTGGGCACAGGCCGATGCGCCGGATCCCCTCCCAGTGGAAACGCCGCCAACCGAAAGCCCCGCCGAGCCGGCGGCGGCACCGATTGCGGAACAGCCGCTGGACACCCCGGTCGTCGCACAACCGGCGGAGACGTTGCCGGTCGCGGCACCGGAAACGGCCCCGGCCGACGCGCCCGCCGCCGAAAGCGGTCATGGGGGCGGTCATCATGGCGTGCCGGGCGACGAGTTGTCGCTTCTGTGGGTGATTCCCTTCGCGGGAATCTTGCTCTCGATCGCGCTTTTCCCCTTATTTGCGCCGCACTTCTGGCACGAACATTTCCCGAAAATCGCCGCCTTTTGGGCCTTGGCCTTTTCGGTGCCTTTCCTGGTGTTGTTCAAGGGCCCGGCGATTTACAGCCTGCTGCACATCTACTTGGTGGACTACATTCCGTTCATCATCTTGCTTTGGGGCTTGTACACCGCCGCCGGGGCCATGATTGTCCGCGGCACGTTGCGGGGCAGCCCCGCGGTCAATTTGCTGCTGCTGCTGATCGGCACGCTGTTGGCAAGCTGGATAGGCACGACGGGCGCGAGCATGTTGCTGATCCGCCCGGTTTTGCGCGCTAACGCCTGGCGCAAGAACAAAACCCACGTGGTCGTGTTCTTCATTTTCCTCGTGTCCAACATCGGCGGGAGCTTAACACCGCTGGGCGATCCTCCTTTGTTCCTGGGCTTCATTCACGGCGTGAGTTTCTTCTGGACCTTGCACCTGCTGCCGCAGATGTTCTTCGTGGTTTCGTTGCTGCTGGCGTTGTTCTTCGCCATGGACAGCTACTATTTCCGCCAAGAAGGTCCGGCGCCGGATGACGGCGTGGCCGAGCCGGTCAAGCTCGACGGCCTGCACAACATCCTGTTCTTCGGCGGCATCATGGGGGCCGTGCTGTTCTCCGGCATGGCGAAGCTGGGGCACCTCACGGTGGGCGGCGTCCACGTCGAATACCAAAACCTCATTCGTGACGGCGTCATTGTGCTGATGGGTGTGCTGAGCATAATGTCGACGAAGAAGCAGTTGCGCGACGACAACGAGTTCACGTGGTTCCCTATTAAGGAAGTAGCATATCTATTCGCCGGGATTTTCGCCACGATTGTACCGGCGCTGGCGATCCTCAAAGCCGGGGCTCACGGCCCGGCGGCGCCGCTGATTAGCGCGGTGGAAAAGCCGTGGCATTTCTTCTGGGTCACGGGAACGCTGTCGAGTTTCCTGGACAACGCGCCGACGTACTTGACCTTTTTCACGACGGCCATCGGCAAACTGTATCCGTCGGGTATCGTGGAAAAAACCGCGGCGCAATTGCTGATGGGGCGCGAGGACCAACTCGCCGCCTTCTTCCAGCAGGTACAGGGCGACCCAGCGATGAAGGGTTACATTGCTGAGACAGCCAAGAGTCACGGCGTGGCGGCCGGAGCGATGACCGCCGAGATGTTCAGCGGCTTCAAGTACCTGCTGGCGATTAGCGTCGGGGCGGTGTTCATGGGCGCCAACACGTACATTGGCAACGCGCCGAATTTCATGGTCAAATCCATCGCCGAAGAGGCGGGCGTGACGATGCCGTCGTTCTTCGGCTACATGCTGAAATATTCGTTACCGATACTGGTGACCTCCTTCGTGGTCGTCACTTTTGCTTTTTACGCCGGCGACGGCGCAATCAACCTGGCGTTACGTTACGGTGTGCCGGCGGTGTCG is a genomic window containing:
- a CDS encoding polymer-forming cytoskeletal protein, producing the protein MFPDIADEEESGMMQEQQDVATAAKPNTFIGKGSEFVGKLTFEGTVRIDGKIDGEIFSKGTLIVGPEAEVKAKIHVDTVYISGLVRGNISAAKKIVMKAPGRLYGNIQTPTLVVEEGVIFEGNCKMDSVAQHEERDAPAAPASSFKMTSPPPSTTAKSTGTGTSDTDKE
- a CDS encoding sodium:proton antiporter, with product MKRVFFLIAILLLCVVGWAQADAPDPLPVETPPTESPAEPAAAPIAEQPLDTPVVAQPAETLPVAAPETAPADAPAAESGHGGGHHGVPGDELSLLWVIPFAGILLSIALFPLFAPHFWHEHFPKIAAFWALAFSVPFLVLFKGPAIYSLLHIYLVDYIPFIILLWGLYTAAGAMIVRGTLRGSPAVNLLLLLIGTLLASWIGTTGASMLLIRPVLRANAWRKNKTHVVVFFIFLVSNIGGSLTPLGDPPLFLGFIHGVSFFWTLHLLPQMFFVVSLLLALFFAMDSYYFRQEGPAPDDGVAEPVKLDGLHNILFFGGIMGAVLFSGMAKLGHLTVGGVHVEYQNLIRDGVIVLMGVLSIMSTKKQLRDDNEFTWFPIKEVAYLFAGIFATIVPALAILKAGAHGPAAPLISAVEKPWHFFWVTGTLSSFLDNAPTYLTFFTTAIGKLYPSGIVEKTAAQLLMGREDQLAAFFQQVQGDPAMKGYIAETAKSHGVAAGAMTAEMFSGFKYLLAISVGAVFMGANTYIGNAPNFMVKSIAEEAGVTMPSFFGYMLKYSLPILVTSFVVVTFAFYAGDGAINLALRYGVPAVSITYIVFMLLFQRGGRR